The DNA region CAGCGTTGCCCTGGTTCTCCAGTTCTCCGGCATCTCTTCGGTCTTCCGCGAGGCCAGCTGGGTTAGCTGGGCCGGCAGCCCGTTCTTCttccattctctgtatttggggcgccaACTCCAGGGGAGGCAAGCCCTGCTCTGCAGCTCGCCTGGAGTCacgggcgaattggaagcagttactgagatcgtgtgtcctggaccgatgatatgtgcaatatggtgctccccttggtccaggcctgggcgcgtGTATGGCAGTGACTTGCGGAGCTGGCCTAactccctgagcgggctgagcggcaggcctgggttgaacgcgatggaagggctgagctggctgtggtgctctcctttcaggtcggttgcaaGGAGTCATCGTCTTTTCAGCCTTCTGCCTAgcggcctgagcttcctccaccttgatgtagcaagaagctttctccaccatatcatCAAAACTCCGGGCGGGGTTCTTGATGAGATCCCTAAAGAACTCCCCTTCTCGCAAtccatgggagaaggcgctcatcaatatttctgaggtggcggaggggacgtcattggccacctgactgaaccggttgatgtagcttcgcaagggcttggtcgaatcctgcttgagagcaaaaagacagtggtcggttttttgatacttgcggctactggcgaaacggcgtaggaaggccgttttgaaatccatgaagcaattgatggactctgggggcaacccatcgaaccacttctgcgccgacccggacagagtgtgtaggaatactcggcatttgacagcatcgctgtattgatacaagATAGTCGCGTTCTTGAACTTCCGCAGGTGCTCTTCCGGATCCTTGCtcccatcgtattctccaatgttcgggGCTCGGTAACCCCTAGGCAGGCTTTCTCTCAGAATCTGAGCCGAGAAAGGTACCTTGTCGTCCGGATCTTCAGTCAGATCTCTGGCAGAGGCTATAGCTTTTCCCTTCCTTGCATCCCGGGGTGGATGTAGAGAGCTCTCTGCCACCGACGCATGTGGCTcttctttcttcggactatgctcgCGAGGTCTAGGCtgatgatagttgcggcgaggctctcggaatgaagtacgagggagttcttcctgctgcttcctctttgagcccctgtcggaggcaggagctggttctttAGACGCTTCGGGCGCCAAGCGAGGTCATGAAACCGTTCCTTGTTTTTCAGAGGCGGCTTGCTTcctgacctccttgaagagctcgtactcccccgcagtcatggtgacattaatcctcctgctggaacttcggccagagtcctccatcttcacgcttcggatcaggctATTGTGTTTCCCATAGACAGCGCTAAATTTGATCCCGTcgaaggctgagtcggacggaggctggtcgcggtggcctggttgttgacggaaagtcgtaggtgatccggctcccatgggtggctgacgctgctgcaagaccctgcgcacactcagacaatcccCCCTTCTCACGTTaaagaccagaacccagggaaaaagtccccggatcaggccctccgacgctcaagtcaggtcccttTTTTCCCAGAAAAAACAGAGAGAGTcgaaaatgaaaagttgtgaaaggaaaaaatgacgagagtgcgcgtacccgcgtacgagaaatctcctcctttttatgcacccgcctcgcttccagaacctgccctcctgtcagaaaatgttagacgctgggctttgtcgtgtagtcctggacacctgtcgtgctgctattggtcgtgaagACATCTtcctgtttaggaacctccgcctttacacatgggcTTTGTCTTGTAGTGAGGGACACCTGTCAGGCCgctattggtcatgagagcatcttctcctttagaaacctccgccttcgcacctCTCACTGGTATGTGATGATTAACCTTGACGGACAATTATGATCCTTCCATTCCTACAcagcttggctcatcctatttatcgCGGTCGGCATCTACCCCGCACCCCTCGACCAGATCTCGCCTCTAAGCGCTACTTGTTAGTCGGGCTGACCCTACGCAGCCCTGTCGCTTCTGACCTGTGACTTGTGGCTTGCGCTTCCAGGCCTTCAAATTGCAGACCTGTAAATCGGGCTGTCTCTACATAGCTCTGCCGCTCCTGACCCATGAGTActtgctggccctcgaccgtaagctcatagatcgggctgtctctacatagctctgccgctcctgacccatgagtacttgctggccctcgaccgtaagcccgtagatcgggctgtctctacatagctctgccgctcctgacccatgagtacttgctggccctcgaccgtaagcccgtagatcgggATGTCTCTACCTAGCTCTGCCGCTCCCGACCTATACCCGGTGTTCCGCCTGTCGTCTCCCCTTGTCTTTCGACTACTTTGCCTCCTTGATCAACAAGTCCGTCTGGCCTCTGACTACCCCACATGCTTGCCTTTGACTGCCTAGCCATCCTGACCATTGACTGCTAAATCACCCTGACTATTGACcgtcacgtcctcttgacttttgaccgctatatggccttgacTTTTCTAACCTTTTCCTCTTGGGTCTCTCCATTGCCACCCGTATCAgctacaaaatccatagtgaacGATATTGTTTTGGCAGTATGAAGGTCCATTTTTATCAAATTTCCACATGTAAATAATCTAATAAGTGGATAGTCCAAATGCAAAAACAATTCACTTGGAGATAATCTAGGTTGCAGACTGTTGCTAGGAGCCTAGAATTGATTTGGAGCATCTCGAGTGAAGGAAAATAGGATTACCATTCTGGTGACTTAGGACACTGCCACTCTGGAATCACCATCTTTGACCTTGCACATAGTTAACAAATGCACGTATAACCTTGTATATGACTATATCAATATACAGGGTAGATTATTGGTCGTCCTTTTCCTAAAAAGGGCAATACACTAGTTGTCCAAAAGCATCCAAAATCCAAAGAAAATGTACTTTCCAATTCATGAATTTTATTTGTTAATGAAATCAATTATGCAATAGCAATTAAGTTGATAAATAGTCCAATTCACACAGGTAATATATATCACAAACATTCAAATAACTCGATGTAAACACAAAGAGAGAACCTGCCATTATCTTACCTCGTCTTGTGTACTTTTTGTTTGTTCCATCTTCGTCAgctgcatgatatgatgatttagaACACTTCCTATCATTGTAAGTTAGCTTCCTTGTAGTAGCCCCTAgctgtacaagagacaaaatttAGCATACTATTAGCATTACTGAAGACATCGAAGGATAAAAATATCAGACTATATCATTGAACATACTATATATGCAAAAGGGTTTTTGTTTTTGCATACTCACAGTTTTCATAAGATGGGGCTCTTGATCTTTGATCAATTGGTGTTCTAAATCATTAGGGCCATCAACTTCAACAATCTCAGATTTAGTAACCTTGGAACAACCCATTCCGACAATAGAATTATATACTTCGTCTAAGTACTTGTCATCTGTAGCGGGTGATGATATTGTTGGTCTTGAATCCTTATCAACAAAACTGAAATTGCTCCACCTTTGTCTTTCTCTTCAGACATTGATGTGTGAACCAGTGGATCAGAAGTAAAAGTAGGAGGAACTCGGTTCTCTAATGCAGGAGGTGAAACTGCATCATTTCCAAATACATTTTTCTCCAAGCCACTCTGCAACAAGTTAGACAGAATATAGTAATTGTTCTGAAATTCAAAGAGCATGAACTTTAACATTTTGAGTGGAGGATGCTAATGGGAAATAAAAGCATCTAGGAAAATAAACAATAGCTGAAAAATACAAGATAATCAGTGCAACTGAATGTCAAACATCTTTGCTTGAGTCATAGTGTAGAGAGGGATGGATATATGGTATTTATGACTAGAAAGTAAAAGTTCAAGTAATTTCCAGTTGTTATCTTCTAGTGATACATCATGTTACTGATTGAGTTCACCTGAACCAAAGTTTAAGTTAAGCTAAGTGTTACATTGTCCTTGCTAATGCTCTATAATTTCAGATGCATTTTCTTCAAATAAGTCTTAAGGTTTTTTTAGCTCAGAGCACTCAGGTCTTGTAACTGTATGCTCTGTAATTTTGTCGAAGTAGAGATGCAATGATTAGTAATAAAAATCAACTACATGGGAAATTTCTCATAGAAGCTAATGAACTTGGGCAGCAAAACCAAGAAAGTTCATGAAGGGACTATTGGGAAAAACAACCTGTAGCTCCCTAGATAATTCATGCTTAATAGGCAGTTTGAGATCAACATGAAGTCCATCATAAAAGTAATGCATCAAATCTTAACTACGAATTGCTAACTGATTATGCAACAAAGAAAAATGTTGGATGAAAGACTTGTTAGTATAACTTACAGAGGTAGAACATGTAGGATAAACAAATCCTGTCGGTGCAGTTTGAGGGCACAAGAATAATAATACTATGATGTTTCTTTCCTTTATAGTCTCTTGTGACTTTGAACGACTCCTTGACTATCATCATAGTGTTCCAATCCGTatcgaagaagatctccatcttcatcatccaatacgtgatgtctcATAAACCTCCTCCTTCAAACTTCAGAGGTGCTATTAagtcggtcatcttcttgtagttgctcttctcgacagttagtccggtgaagtgcgatcttggctctaataccaattattggaGATCGAATGTGGGCGGCTAGAATGAGGGTTGAATATATGTTGCCCCCAGATTGATTGCTCCCTACTTATTCGTTAGcatagcggaatacaaagaatataaatacgaatatgaaagttgatctaaagacaagaagagaaatgcaaaccgctaacaagctcatttacgtggttcggagataacttgctcctactctatggttgtccgtaaggtggacgatctctcaatccttcggtggattagcccctgaCAAAGTCTGGCTATCTCAAGTctctttgtgggtggagaaacctcaccacagcactcaccaagacctcttagaTTACATAAGTACTTGAGAACTAATTAACTACTAattaggttttaaccaagtctaatttcgtcaaccttaaccaagcttccaagtctTGGTaatataggtcacgggttggaCAACCCcgcataccagtcgactggtgaaagtaccaatcGACTTCTCTCTGCAAAATTTCGACTGTTACAATCTAACGgctagataccagtcgactggtaaaagtaccaatcGACTAATCCACACTGGccaagcgaacagaagcattcagtttgctcccagtcgactgaaccagtcaactgatgaaagTACCAATCGAATGGTACCCCGAGTACAATccctcagcactcggaccctcaccctcaTAACTTATTTGACACTTCTTTGCAGTCTTAACCTCTtgtcttcaagcctacttccttctgctctcgtccctcggatgcacctaaGCCTATGGCTCGTCTCAATGTCATTCTTCGCGTATGTCTCGAAGTCGCTtctctcggcccttgtccttgctaccttgtccacggtccctcggatgctccatccttcaccggatctaaagccatcaagctgagttatATGTCTATCCTGcaatcctgcacaactcaaatacatatatcaaatacaaggatgaacctaacttaaaccctttgtccaaacatcaaaacacatggtcacacggaccattagAATTACTCCAACATGCTGATGTACTTTTCTGTAGCTCTTCGTCCCTGGGATGTACCAAGTCCGTCGACTTATTTCCCATACTATCCTTCTCACTCGCTATGTCTTCTGCTAGACTTCTTGTATTTctaagtccctacacacttagacacaagatatcaacaatgtagagtctaacttaactgagttaatcacatcaaaattaattCGGGGTACTTACACCGGCCAATGAATTTCCATCTATTATGTTCGATATTTTAAGCTTGACAATTGATTGTCAGACCAGGCCAGTTGATTGTTCCATTATAATTTGACCTACAATCAGATCAAACACAGTGAGTTTCCATGAAGAAAGTAGCGATTTTCACCATTACATTCTTCGTGTTCTTcacataaatatgaaaatataatgAAAAACAAGTCGATCATAGGTTTTGTTTGACAAGATTTTGGACGATCAAATACTAGAAAAAATTAAACTAACATGAAATCAATAGATGGACAAAAATTAACTTTATTGCCATGAAAACAATAAAACAACAAGGCTCTAATGTCACACGTTAGATTTATTATTTTCTCTTATCCACATGAATTCTAAGAACAAAAAAGAACTCGTACAAAGAAAATAATCCTACACATGGATCCAGTAACATCATAAACATGGCATAAAACAAAATTTAGTAATGATGACAATGAACTTGATTGTAATGGAAGTCATTGTCTCAAGCCTAGAAGAAGGACTAGGAAGGTGTCATTCATTCATCATGTACTTATTTTCTCGATTATAAATATTAACAACTCATCTTAGATTAGGGGTAGAACTCTATTTGTCAAGTACACTATCATTTTAGTTAACCGATTGTTGTCTTCTCATATGGAATGAATATGCCAGAAGTGATTTGGCGACCTATGCACCTCAAGGTGAAAGATAGCAATTGAACATGTTGTCAAATCAATAATGATTTCAACTTTAAAGTTTAGCTCTCTTGGTATATGGACAAGTGCCTCGCACTCAGTTTGATTATTGGTGATAAAAATTTTGAATTGCAAACTATTCCAATCCAAAACTTTCTAAGTCTATACCTATACATGTGACATTGATGAACATCTTCTACCAACATAGGTTGTATTTTCGAGGAATCCTACTAGGTTTGGTAGCCTCTTGACTTGCAAAATTGATGTCACTCAAGTCAATTTGAGCCGAGTAGATATAGCTAAACAAATTTAAGCACATACTTGGTCATTAAAAGACTTGTAGGCATGGACGGAGCCGGACGGGCGGACGACTCCTCTCCCTCAACATAAACACACATCTTTCACCTCATTCAAAATGAAATTTCGGACTCCATCCCTACTTGTAGGCATGGTCTCAAGGTGGCCTTCGATAACCAACACGATCAACATATGCACAAAGGCAACATATCCATTGTGACTAGGACTCTCTTAGggtctgtttgggaggaggtgagggaaggggaaggaaggggaaataaggggaagagaaattttgaaccttgtttgggaaggagtgaggaaagggaaggaaaggtaaggaagggtaagctttaaccttctttacccatggaaagagagattttcttacaccccgaattggggtgtaaggaaggggaagggaaaataaaatattttttattccaattttatccctgttcttaatagtttaataaaatatttcaatttctaattttattatGTCGCCGAGTTCAATTTCCTCGCCTTCTTCACAACTCGCTTGCTACCAGATTATTAGAGGAGACGATCCGACACGTCTTCTAACTGAATTAAAGGGGAAAACTATTTTTATCGTCAAAATTTAAGAGGATatctactattttttaatttttctattaaaatttaataagtttttaaagaatagaaATTTCGTTATCAgcgttatctttcaaatttttttatttaagatttctaaaattattattttcattatttctcatttaattacttaattatcgataatttattattttgttacaaatagcataaaaaaaataattttttattaaaaaaatagttaatttaaatgataatataaaaaattaattttattattaaaaatatctaatttatatttataaaataaatattagtattataaaaaatttctaatttaaaaaaataaggatatttttgtaactttatctatttaaccttcattctccttcctttcctcccaaacaaagtaacacatgttacgttaatgaaccttccatccctcccaaacaaggagaagttaaatattttacttcccctcacttccccttccttcccttcccttcccttccccttccgttaatgaaccttccctcacTTGATCCAAAGAGAGGGTTAGAGAGGATAATTCAATGGCTTCTAAGGAGTATTGTATTTTGGTATAACCCTATCGTCTCATTCGAAGACCGAGGACTATAATTATTTTGACAACGACTCAAGTTGAAAGATCAACTGCAAAACAACTCTCTCACACTGAGCATTCTCTCTTTTGCTTTGAGAATGTTACAGGGAATTGAACCGTGTGATTCGACGGCGCAGTGTCGTCAGCGGTGGTGCGGCGGCGGCACGGCGGCCTGCGGTGGTTGCGGCTTTGGGCATTGGTAGCACTTAGCGAAGAGCCCGAAGGTATCCACCTGCCTGATGAAGTTGGTCATGCTCGCCCATCCGCCCAGCCCGAACCCCACCACCAGCACCCACACCACTACGAACGAGTTCACCATGAACATCGCCGTCCAGCTCGGCAGGAAGAAGGGCGGCTTCTCTGCGGAATTCTGTCGAACAGATCGTCGGCACGCAATTACGTTAGCAAATCCCGTGAATTGGTTTGTGATTAGATGGCGGAACCGTCCATGGAGGAATGGAGATTTGGAATGGCTCGTGTACCTGTCTCGCGGACGATGTACGGTAGGTGAGCATGTGGGCTGCGGCGGGGATGATGTAGACGGTGAAGCTGACGAGGAGTGCGCCGACGGCCGAGTTGATGGGGCCGAAGAAGGGGAAGATGATGGCGAGGAACCAGATGGGGACGACGATGGGGAGGCGGGCGAGAGCGCGGAGGCAGATGCTGGTGGTGGCGTGGACCCCGATGACCTTCTCCCACACGAAGTAGAGCGGCGTGCAGGCGAAGCCGAAGGTGATGAACTGGTGGATCAACATCAGGATCACCGCCGCGTCCCGCCACCCCGATTGCGGCAGCAGGGAGAACGCGTTGGTGTGCGTCAGCAGCTGGTCGCCGAACGCCCAGTACACCGCCGCCGCCGACGGAAGCGTCAGCGTGAACACATACAGCGTCGCCAGCAGGTAGATGTACTTGAACTTCTGGGGCTTCCACATCGCGTGCATTATCTCCCTGCGCCGATCGATGTCAGCCGCTTCGaggtgaaaaaataaaaatcgaATCTTGGAGCGAGACTCACACGGTGACGGCGTGGCCGCCGAAGGTGTAGAGGATGTTGGTGGCGCCGGTGAAGTAGAGCACGAGCTTGGTGGGACCCGAGTGCACGACGCCCTCTGCCTGGCCGTGGACGACGGCGGCGATGGTTAGGTACCAGGCGGTGTAGGTGGTCATGCCGAGGCCGAGGAAGGACCAAATCCGGTAATTGTGGAAGGAGGGGATGAAGACGGTGGTGGCGCAGCACGCCCCGAATATATACGTCCATGTCCTCTTGTCCAAACGATCGTTGATGTAGTAGATGTTGCTGCAAGAATCCAAATTCAGCCATCAAAATCGGAGCTCGAAGACGAATCGAAGAAAGACGGAGCACGAAATCGGTACCTTGCGCAGGCGATGAGCTGAATCACGGAGCCGAAGAGGAGGAAGGTGCAGTTGAAGGCGAGGCCGGCGGCCTTCCAGTACGGCCCCAGAAGTCCGTCGAGCACCTCAAACCACTGCAAGAAATCAAAAGAGCGCGATTTTTCatggaataaaaggaagaaaaaggtCGGATCTTTGAACGGAGGAAAGGGAGGTAGACTCGCCTGGATAACGTGGTTCTTGAAGCTGAcgttttccttctcctttctcgaGCGGTACT from Zingiber officinale cultivar Zhangliang chromosome 4B, Zo_v1.1, whole genome shotgun sequence includes:
- the LOC121977879 gene encoding auxin transporter-like protein 4, which produces MLSEKQAEEAAAIVTGGITPLGDETERENGSGYGKEQEDASAFSARSFLWHGGSALDAWFSCASNQVAQVLLTLPYSFSQLGMASGVVLQIFYGFLGSWTAYLVSVLYVEYRSRKEKENVSFKNHVIQWFEVLDGLLGPYWKAAGLAFNCTFLLFGSVIQLIACASNIYYINDRLDKRTWTYIFGACCATTVFIPSFHNYRIWSFLGLGMTTYTAWYLTIAAVVHGQAEGVVHSGPTKLVLYFTGATNILYTFGGHAVTVEIMHAMWKPQKFKYIYLLATLYVFTLTLPSAAAVYWAFGDQLLTHTNAFSLLPQSGWRDAAVILMLIHQFITFGFACTPLYFVWEKVIGVHATTSICLRALARLPIVVPIWFLAIIFPFFGPINSAVGALLVSFTVYIIPAAAHMLTYRTSSARQNSAEKPPFFLPSWTAMFMVNSFVVVWVLVVGFGLGGWASMTNFIRQVDTFGLFAKCYQCPKPQPPQAAVPPPHHR